The following coding sequences are from one Paenibacillus sp. JDR-2 window:
- a CDS encoding carbohydrate ABC transporter permease, which produces MYQKTFGYRAFSVFNYLILALAGLLCIIPIIHILAISFSASAPANAHLVGMWPVDFNTESYTKTMNNPNFLRAFWISIGRTALGASITLAVITLGGYALSKDTTAFKARSRYAWYFVFTMWFSGGIVPLYIVIRNLHMMNTIWALVLPGSVAVFNMILLMNFFRATPKELEEAAFIDGAGHFSILFRVYLPLAMPAIATMSLFTIVGNWNAWFDALLYINDYRNYPLATFLQTIIVQQDFSKLNPDVNELKNISQRTVKAAQIFIGMLPVLVVYPFLQRFFVKGIVLGAVKE; this is translated from the coding sequence ATGTATCAAAAGACATTTGGTTATCGGGCATTCTCGGTATTTAACTATTTAATCCTGGCTCTAGCAGGCCTGTTGTGTATTATACCTATCATTCATATACTCGCGATCAGCTTTAGTGCCAGTGCTCCCGCGAATGCGCATTTGGTCGGCATGTGGCCGGTAGATTTCAATACCGAATCGTATACGAAAACCATGAACAATCCGAATTTCCTCCGGGCGTTCTGGATCTCTATCGGGCGTACGGCACTTGGCGCATCCATTACGCTGGCGGTTATTACGTTAGGCGGTTATGCGCTGTCGAAGGATACGACGGCATTCAAAGCCCGTTCGCGATACGCTTGGTATTTCGTATTTACGATGTGGTTCAGCGGCGGTATAGTGCCTCTTTACATCGTCATTCGCAATCTTCATATGATGAATACGATTTGGGCGCTTGTTCTTCCTGGCTCCGTTGCCGTATTCAACATGATTCTCTTGATGAACTTCTTCCGCGCCACGCCAAAGGAGCTTGAGGAAGCAGCCTTTATCGACGGAGCGGGACATTTCTCTATTCTGTTCCGAGTTTATCTGCCTCTGGCTATGCCGGCGATTGCTACGATGTCGCTGTTTACGATTGTCGGCAACTGGAATGCTTGGTTTGACGCTTTGCTCTATATTAACGACTATCGCAACTATCCGCTCGCAACCTTCCTGCAGACGATTATCGTTCAGCAGGACTTCAGCAAGCTGAACCCGGACGTGAATGAACTCAAGAACATTTCCCAGCGTACGGTGAAGGCGGCTCAGATCTTTATCGGGATGCTTCCGGTTCTGGTCGTGTATCCGTTCCTGCAGCGGTTTTTCGTCAAAGGGATTGTCCTTGGCGCGGTAAAAGAATAG
- a CDS encoding sensor histidine kinase encodes MSLRLNTFTKIVGIIVLLLIPIIALYWFSNKTSMDVVMNEVEISMHKDLSYFAAQTDETAEQLAKSGLMITEDINVRTLEFLEIATLYEQTDQKIRIADKLRLINASSDWDTTISIYAPATNTFVSTDFHLEYDKDLVTKNYSKVWKYTENVAPYYQNNPRFVRFLSEPYDSSSSNAGVIVEVSFSADELVKALERFKAGSKGDVFFSSPDQRILAVNGSDAELQKKLLAKVNLEKLSESQYTRIKLDGIEYTVNSVYMPELGWYLFDYLPIDDVVRPITANSNLFYICIVFLLIGSTIAAYVLYTNVQVPIRELIRGVKKLKKGEYPKLKVFHPNNEFHFLLVSFNDMASQIEQLIQNVYLEQIRSRDANLKQLQSQINPHFLYNCFSLIRSLTRLGEKESVMELALHLSRYYRYTTRSERQLAYLREEIELVKSYLAIQAMNVQDMTYVITIPEAMEELEIPRLILQPIVENAVLHGLEPIGGGEVQITGSQNDRYNVITVTDNGVGVTEEQLAQLKLQMSMPPTEDKGCALWNTRQRMTLQYGQEAGVRLIRGDDGGLTVELYWPNDSEGNQ; translated from the coding sequence ATGTCGCTGCGATTGAATACGTTTACAAAAATAGTCGGCATCATCGTTTTGCTGCTCATTCCGATTATCGCCCTCTACTGGTTTTCGAATAAGACAAGCATGGACGTTGTTATGAACGAAGTGGAAATCTCCATGCACAAGGACTTGTCCTACTTTGCGGCCCAGACCGATGAAACGGCGGAACAGCTGGCGAAGAGCGGCCTTATGATAACCGAAGACATTAACGTCCGTACCCTCGAATTTTTGGAGATAGCCACCCTATATGAACAAACGGACCAGAAGATTCGCATTGCCGACAAGCTTCGGCTGATTAATGCCTCCTCCGATTGGGATACAACGATTAGCATCTATGCGCCGGCCACCAACACCTTCGTTTCAACCGACTTCCATCTGGAATACGATAAAGATCTCGTAACGAAAAACTATTCAAAGGTTTGGAAATATACCGAGAACGTTGCCCCTTATTACCAGAACAATCCAAGGTTTGTAAGGTTTCTCAGCGAGCCCTATGACAGCTCATCCAGTAATGCGGGAGTTATCGTTGAGGTCAGCTTCTCTGCGGATGAATTAGTGAAAGCGCTCGAACGCTTCAAGGCGGGCAGCAAGGGAGATGTCTTCTTCAGCTCGCCGGATCAGAGGATTCTTGCGGTTAACGGCTCCGATGCCGAGCTGCAAAAGAAGCTGCTTGCCAAGGTGAATTTGGAAAAGCTTTCGGAATCGCAGTATACCCGCATTAAGCTTGATGGCATCGAATACACCGTCAACAGCGTGTACATGCCCGAGCTTGGCTGGTACCTCTTTGATTACCTGCCTATCGATGATGTTGTCAGGCCGATTACGGCGAACAGCAATCTCTTTTACATCTGCATCGTCTTTCTCCTTATCGGCAGCACGATTGCGGCTTATGTGCTGTACACCAACGTGCAGGTTCCGATCCGGGAGCTGATCCGCGGCGTGAAAAAGCTGAAGAAAGGCGAATATCCGAAGCTGAAGGTGTTCCATCCGAACAACGAGTTTCACTTCCTGCTCGTCAGCTTTAATGACATGGCTTCTCAGATCGAGCAGCTCATCCAAAACGTGTATCTGGAGCAGATTCGTTCAAGGGATGCCAACCTGAAGCAGCTGCAGTCGCAGATTAATCCGCACTTCCTCTATAATTGCTTCTCTCTGATCCGCAGTCTTACGAGGCTTGGGGAAAAAGAATCCGTTATGGAGCTTGCGCTGCATCTCAGCCGGTATTACCGGTATACAACCAGATCCGAAAGACAACTCGCTTACCTGCGTGAGGAAATCGAACTGGTGAAGAGTTATCTGGCGATCCAGGCGATGAACGTCCAGGATATGACCTATGTCATTACGATTCCGGAAGCGATGGAGGAACTTGAAATTCCGCGGTTAATCCTTCAGCCGATTGTCGAAAATGCCGTTCTGCACGGCCTTGAGCCGATCGGCGGCGGTGAGGTGCAAATAACCGGCTCGCAAAATGACCGGTACAACGTCATAACCGTCACCGATAACGGAGTTGGCGTAACGGAGGAACAGCTCGCCCAATTAAAGCTGCAAATGTCGATGCCTCCGACGGAGGATAAAGGCTGCGCCCTGTGGAATACGCGCCAGCGGATGACTCTGCAATATGGACAGGAAGCCGGAGTCCGGCTGATACGCGGCGATGACGGCGGACTTACCGTCGAGCTGTATTGGCCTAATGACAGTGAAGGGAACCAATGA
- a CDS encoding response regulator transcription factor: MRQLLIVDDQSILADDLADMLPWEEAGVDVVHKAYSGPEAIGLLHEHAIDVVITDIRMPGMTGLELIQEIKQNWKHTKCILLSGYSDFEYTKQALKLKSSDYLLKPASDDELLTSVRRAIKELEQEWLEISSMQRAMYSLREQLPKLREYLLLDMLSGKQSLSPQRLSKKLATYTVPFQENDDFHVMLLRIDDEDRLYDDGESEALIDYALANIAEEVFGDQLDMWHCKDSNGFIVCLLKAKAGSTITSDLDEWIESHAFQLQHVVKSYLKVGISILTSKRGSFPQDVGPLYQTSITNFRQFIGSEQELFVSLAKEPTRGTPQLLGELYRPPSVLQMLELGQWDAAGEKLEAIFREIEEEWRGSQEHVLEAYFSIAATLAALAHKNKKWLSDMIGDDFHAFANGSPIHTVDDLRTWTARTIDSYRKSVNSEDKDSRSSIIRKVQEFIHNHLEQASLHSISTHVYLNPSYLSKIYKTETGEGISEYLLRARMEKSADLLAQTDEKIYEISVMLGYQKPSYFIQLFKKHFGITPQEYRNKVTN, translated from the coding sequence ATGCGCCAACTTCTAATTGTAGACGACCAATCGATACTTGCCGACGATCTGGCAGATATGCTGCCATGGGAGGAAGCCGGCGTTGACGTTGTCCATAAAGCTTATTCCGGTCCGGAAGCCATTGGGCTGTTGCATGAGCATGCCATTGATGTCGTGATTACGGATATCCGGATGCCGGGAATGACAGGACTGGAGCTTATTCAGGAAATCAAGCAGAACTGGAAGCATACCAAATGCATTCTGCTATCCGGTTACTCCGACTTCGAATATACGAAGCAGGCTTTGAAGCTGAAATCCAGCGATTATCTGCTGAAGCCAGCCTCGGACGATGAGCTGCTGACCTCGGTTCGCCGCGCAATCAAGGAGCTTGAACAGGAGTGGCTTGAGATCAGCTCGATGCAGCGCGCGATGTACTCCTTGCGGGAGCAGCTGCCAAAGCTGAGAGAGTATCTGCTTCTGGATATGCTGAGCGGCAAGCAGTCATTGTCCCCGCAGCGCTTGTCCAAAAAACTTGCCACTTATACGGTACCGTTCCAAGAGAACGATGACTTCCATGTGATGCTGCTCCGGATTGATGACGAAGACCGTCTATACGATGACGGCGAGAGCGAGGCTTTAATCGATTATGCGCTGGCCAATATCGCGGAGGAAGTATTCGGCGACCAGCTGGATATGTGGCATTGCAAGGATTCGAACGGCTTTATCGTTTGTCTCCTGAAAGCCAAAGCCGGTTCAACCATAACAAGCGATCTGGATGAGTGGATTGAGAGCCATGCCTTCCAGCTCCAGCATGTCGTGAAATCGTACCTCAAGGTCGGCATCTCTATTCTTACGAGCAAGAGAGGATCCTTCCCGCAGGATGTTGGCCCTCTCTATCAGACTTCCATTACGAACTTCCGCCAGTTCATCGGCAGCGAACAGGAATTGTTCGTGTCGCTCGCGAAGGAGCCGACACGCGGCACGCCGCAGCTGCTTGGCGAGCTGTACCGCCCGCCTTCCGTGCTGCAGATGCTGGAGCTTGGCCAATGGGATGCTGCCGGCGAGAAGCTTGAAGCTATTTTCCGAGAGATTGAGGAGGAATGGCGGGGATCCCAGGAGCATGTGCTGGAAGCCTACTTCTCGATTGCGGCTACGCTTGCCGCCCTGGCTCATAAGAACAAGAAATGGCTGTCCGATATGATTGGCGATGACTTCCACGCATTTGCGAACGGCAGCCCGATTCATACGGTTGATGACCTGCGTACATGGACAGCCCGGACAATCGATTCCTACCGCAAGTCGGTTAACTCGGAGGATAAAGACTCCCGCTCCAGCATTATCCGCAAAGTTCAGGAGTTCATTCATAATCATCTGGAGCAAGCTTCCCTTCACTCCATCTCGACGCATGTTTATCTCAACCCTTCCTACCTGTCCAAGATTTATAAGACAGAGACGGGCGAAGGAATCAGCGAATACCTGCTGCGAGCAAGAATGGAGAAATCGGCCGACCTGCTAGCCCAGACGGATGAGAAAATCTATGAAATCTCGGTTATGCTCGGCTATCAGAAGCCAAGCTACTTTATCCAGCTGTTCAAGAAGCATTTTGGCATTACGCCTCAGGAATATCGGAATAAAGTGACAAATTGA
- a CDS encoding extracellular solute-binding protein, producing the protein MHNSMKKLMLVSLTGVLAASLAACGSNNNNNGNKPSNDPAATNSGNAAATNNAGTDNAGSGADETGWDGKKYVEPITLTTVKGVGTNYFFKTGETMENNVLQKYMKDNLGIDVKYDWVVTDTNDAYKTKLRLMLSSGEKMPDVITYRGDMETVNMLIDSGQFMSVNELFDKYAGDEYKKAAALNPDTFLPVTRDGEKMALPVLDYAYNDDMVLWLRQDWMDKLGLQAPKTVADLEAIMDAFTNKDPDGNGKADTFGMALGFKNGFLNWMTDVSWLFGAYGTMPGQWNKAADGTLAFGSVDPAAKQALSTLKTWMDKGWISKDSGLKDDTSGSEFFTKGQAGAIVGRNWLPDWPFGDLINNVPGAKYKAYPIPAGPDGKIGSQSGNPSVNGWMLINKKAAHPEALLRYYNFFFDNWANPQKGSEFENGFAEGYDWAKLPDGTITKDPQKYPDLFPNYADRTHLVEPIYYSLTFEGARQPALYADTMIKLYNGEAPTTPYEEQTKAVRKPENLEAMKIVMDQKDIRMKNYFQGPLTETMKSKNELLNKLVNESFSKIIYGQAPLDSFDTMVENWKKSGGDQVTKEVNDWYASASK; encoded by the coding sequence ATGCATAATTCAATGAAAAAGCTTATGCTCGTTTCGTTGACTGGCGTACTTGCGGCAAGCCTTGCGGCATGCGGATCAAACAACAATAATAACGGTAATAAGCCATCTAACGACCCTGCAGCAACGAACTCCGGCAACGCGGCAGCAACGAACAATGCGGGCACGGACAACGCGGGAAGCGGTGCGGACGAGACGGGCTGGGACGGCAAGAAATACGTAGAGCCGATCACTCTGACAACGGTTAAAGGCGTAGGTACGAACTACTTCTTCAAAACGGGCGAAACGATGGAAAACAACGTTTTGCAAAAGTATATGAAAGACAACCTTGGCATCGATGTTAAATACGACTGGGTTGTAACGGATACAAACGACGCTTACAAAACGAAGCTTCGCCTGATGCTTTCCTCCGGCGAGAAAATGCCTGACGTTATTACGTACCGCGGCGATATGGAAACCGTTAATATGCTGATTGACTCCGGTCAATTCATGTCGGTTAACGAGCTGTTCGACAAGTATGCCGGCGATGAGTACAAAAAAGCGGCAGCACTAAACCCGGATACCTTCCTTCCGGTAACGCGCGACGGCGAGAAAATGGCGCTTCCGGTTCTCGACTACGCATACAACGACGATATGGTTCTATGGCTTCGTCAGGACTGGATGGATAAATTAGGCCTTCAAGCTCCTAAAACGGTTGCCGACCTTGAAGCCATCATGGATGCATTCACCAATAAAGATCCGGATGGCAACGGCAAAGCGGATACATTCGGTATGGCTCTCGGCTTCAAAAACGGCTTCCTGAACTGGATGACGGACGTGAGCTGGCTGTTTGGCGCTTACGGCACAATGCCGGGCCAATGGAACAAAGCGGCTGACGGCACGCTGGCTTTCGGCTCCGTAGATCCGGCTGCCAAGCAAGCTCTCAGCACATTGAAAACCTGGATGGATAAAGGCTGGATCTCGAAAGACTCCGGTTTGAAAGACGATACTTCCGGTTCCGAGTTCTTCACGAAAGGTCAAGCAGGCGCAATCGTTGGCCGTAACTGGCTGCCGGACTGGCCGTTTGGCGATCTGATCAACAACGTTCCGGGCGCGAAATACAAAGCTTATCCAATCCCTGCCGGTCCAGACGGTAAAATCGGTTCCCAAAGCGGCAACCCTTCCGTTAACGGCTGGATGCTGATCAACAAAAAGGCGGCTCATCCTGAAGCGCTGCTCCGCTACTACAACTTCTTCTTCGATAACTGGGCGAACCCGCAAAAAGGCAGCGAGTTCGAAAACGGCTTCGCGGAAGGCTACGACTGGGCTAAATTGCCGGACGGCACGATCACGAAGGATCCGCAAAAATATCCGGACCTGTTCCCGAACTATGCGGACCGCACGCATCTCGTAGAGCCAATCTACTACTCGCTGACATTTGAAGGCGCTCGTCAACCGGCTCTGTATGCGGACACGATGATTAAGCTGTATAACGGCGAAGCTCCAACAACGCCATACGAAGAGCAGACAAAAGCCGTTCGTAAACCGGAGAATCTGGAAGCGATGAAGATCGTTATGGATCAAAAAGATATCCGTATGAAAAACTACTTCCAAGGTCCTCTGACGGAAACAATGAAGTCCAAAAACGAATTGCTGAACAAACTGGTTAACGAATCGTTCTCCAAAATCATCTACGGTCAAGCACCGCTGGATTCGTTCGATACAATGGTAGAGAACTGGAAGAAATCCGGCGGCGACCAAGTAACGAAAGAAGTTAACGATTGGTACGCTTCGGCTTCGAAGTAA
- a CDS encoding ABC transporter permease has translation MGTTTKAIAGNEVLRQETDKSKTRGFLKRTWPLHVMLLPAVILQFIFVYVPLGGLVIAFQDYKPYDGIFHSKWVGLEHFKFMFDYPDIKQVITNTALIAGLKIICGIIVPFVFALLLNEVNFNPFKRTVQTLVYLPYFISWVFLGGILNDMLASDGIINSVLHNWFGVKESILFLGDGNWFRFVVVLSDVWQQFGYGTIVYLAALAGVNPSLYEAAEVDGATRWKQTRHVTIPSLLPIVIVVGTLALGNILNAGFDQIFNLYNPLVYSKGDIIDTFVYRTGILNGQYSLATAVGIFKSLIGFVLIIVGYKLAQKYADYKIF, from the coding sequence ATGGGGACAACGACAAAGGCGATAGCCGGCAATGAGGTCTTGCGGCAGGAGACTGACAAATCGAAAACGAGAGGATTTTTGAAGAGGACATGGCCGCTTCACGTCATGCTGCTTCCGGCGGTAATCCTGCAATTTATATTCGTGTACGTACCTCTCGGAGGATTGGTTATCGCTTTTCAAGACTACAAACCGTACGATGGCATTTTCCATTCCAAGTGGGTAGGGCTTGAGCATTTCAAATTTATGTTCGATTATCCGGACATTAAGCAGGTTATTACGAACACCGCACTGATTGCGGGACTAAAAATTATATGCGGCATTATCGTGCCGTTCGTGTTTGCTCTTTTGCTGAACGAGGTGAACTTTAATCCTTTCAAGCGTACGGTGCAGACGCTGGTCTATCTGCCTTACTTCATCTCCTGGGTGTTCCTGGGAGGGATTCTGAACGACATGCTCGCATCGGACGGAATTATTAACTCGGTGCTTCATAACTGGTTTGGCGTGAAGGAGTCCATTCTGTTCCTGGGCGATGGGAACTGGTTCCGGTTTGTCGTTGTGCTTAGCGATGTCTGGCAGCAGTTCGGTTACGGCACAATCGTGTATCTCGCGGCGTTGGCAGGGGTGAATCCTTCCCTCTATGAGGCGGCGGAGGTAGACGGCGCGACACGCTGGAAGCAGACGCGGCATGTAACGATTCCTTCGCTTCTGCCGATTGTAATCGTAGTGGGGACGCTGGCGCTTGGCAATATTTTGAACGCAGGCTTCGACCAAATCTTCAACTTGTATAATCCGCTTGTCTACAGCAAAGGCGATATTATAGACACGTTCGTTTACCGTACGGGTATTCTGAACGGGCAGTACAGCTTGGCCACGGCAGTTGGCATCTTCAAATCACTAATCGGTTTTGTGTTAATTATCGTCGGTTACAAGCTCGCTCAAAAATATGCGGATTATAAAATCTTCTAG